TGGAAATCTGATACCATCGCAACCCTACCTGTGAtgcatgttttgtctctgtgatATGTCGCCTGTAGCTTTGGACACTGTAGACCATGGCACCAGTAGCTGCTgcaatataaatacaaaaaatgtagGCCTGCTCAGGATGTGCTGCAATCCAGTACACGTGAGTATACAATAACTGCACAAACAGAAATCTTTCCAAAGAAGTGTGAGCTGATATTCTTCAGATGCTGACGGTACACACATAATGTACACTGACGTGTAATGCATAAAGCATCAGTGCCAGTAAAGAGTGCATTTCTTTAAGAATTAAAAATTTAAAGAAGCCGATGGACTCTCCCATGTCATGGAATTTTCCGATGGCACTGGACATGCAGTCACAAGGCATCTTGCATGGCTCGGCTGAGGACTCTCAGCCTGTAAATGTTTCAGTGAACAGAGCAGAATTAAAGGTATCCACTGTCTTTACGGTCCTCAGTGGTTGTGGTGTCACAGTGCGGCTAGAAGGTCCTCATGTCGTAGAACTTTGTAGGTGAGCCAGTAGAGGACGTTAAACATGAGGAAGCTCATGGGGAAAAGAGCTCGGGAGATGGTGTCAATCCTTTTTGCCCGATCCACAAAGCGCCTGCGTATGTCATAGAAACCTAAGCCGGGGGGTAAATCTGCAAAAACGGGCGTCGCATCCATTTCCGCTGCGGTTCCTGTTGACAATGATAGTCCATAACTCTGGAAGAGTAAACCCTGCTGtgccagctcctcctcctggaaGAAGAAGACGCAGCACAGAATAACCAATCTGCTCTCATTGAGAATCTTAACAGCGTAACTAGTATCTGTGATCGTCAGTTGtttaaggaacagttcacccaaaaatgaaaatgtagtcattatctactctcccccgtttctggagcttcacagcaaaacagtgttgcaacaactgaagtagatggggacttacatatatatatattattatacgTATGTCTTGTTCAGCATTATACAACTGTTTGGAAGCTCCAAGATCAcaaattgttttgaaaaaatgtaatttaaagtgtttttgtttttttttagctgaaaTCATCACAATTCTAAAATCCTTAGCTCACACCCCGTCTTAGGTGGGTGGATGAACTCGATTAAGACTGTAAACTACCTtctcaaatcaaataaattccTTACAGAGGCATAAGGAGCCATTTTATTgtaagtccccatctacttcagcttgGTTAGGTAAATGCTGCACCACTGTTTTGTCGTTTTTCCATTGGCATGTGGATGAATAATGACAGAACTTTAATTTTTGGGGCgaacttaccctttaaaacTGAGCATGGCGACAAATACATACCCGGGCGCAGACGCTGCACTGCTGGGCCGCGTTCCCGTGAGGAGCGTTGTTGCCTGACGAGTTGTTTCCTTTCACCTTACTGTCACTACTTGCCTGCTGATGAGgacacaaaaagacacattGCATGAAATCATCAAAGAGGCTGCAGTGATCGAGCGGTTCGCGGCACCGACACGACTCCGCCGCGCCGCATGTATGTTTCAAATCTTGTACATTAACGAGCCATCATCGGCCGCGCCTTGCAAAGTGAATACGAGCCTGATGTTAATGTGAAATGAGACAGATAGTCGGAGTAAATTTCGCCGGCGTTGCATAATTCCAACAAATGAAGTACAAGCAGGGTTCAAGCAGATGTTTCTCGTCTTGTGTTATAAATATTACAAGGTATTAATGAATCctacagctgctgtcacactgcTTCATTTAGAGGTGCTTTATATTTAAAGGTGGTTTGGCCTATTTTGTCTCTTGTATTTGTCTCCTTCTCCTGAGATCCACAGTGAGGCAGCAGTATGTTGGGAACATTCAGCCGACAGAAGAATAAGGCGACGGTTTTGAATTAATCACAGGTCAGTGCCGCCTGCATTTCCCCGGCTGGAGCGCGACATGCAGCTGGGTCGTGTTGCCCGTGCATAGCTGGGCGCAGGGAATAGCAGGTGACAGCCGCCCAAGGGGCTGAGGGGTTGGCTCCGCACTCACAGCTCTCTGCCGCTGTTGTTCTTTGAGCTTCTTCCTCAGTCTGAAGAACTCCTTGTGCTGCCGCGAAACAAAATTAACGGCCGCGTACTCCAGCAGTGCGGCGAACACGAAAAGAAGGCACACCGCCATCCAGATGTCGATGGCTTTCACGTAGGACACCTGAGAGACGGATACATACAGATCAGTGAAATCACTTGGTTAACATTAGCGTTCATGTCAgcatgtcatttctgccactaggggtctccCAGTCAAAACAGTACCAAAAGATGCAGTTTGAATTCGTAGTGAAGGGGAGTTTGATCATGGgatttgttgtcttcattgttgaATAACTACTGTTGCGGATGACAATCTAATAAtctaagtacacaactcaacaaaatatataacaaaggtccaGTTATTATTACAGTCATTTGACTGTGAGAATGTTACATATTACGTCTTTAACATATCAACAGTACTTAATGCTGCAAAGGGTCAAGGTGGAGACAATTTTAACTGCTTTATAGACTTAATCTATCACGGTGTGtcatattttataaactgattatgtgttttgtatgtaaaatcTTATCCTGAAAGTAAGTAGTAGCTTTAGATGCTAACTAATggcagtggagtaaaaagtacaatatttgccttctGAAacgtagtggagtagaagtataaatactcaagtaactGATattaaaagattgaaaatgatATTGAAATATCGACCCTAATTGGCGACATTATCACACttcacaaatatttaaaacaagcttTCCCCTTcccagttttgtttgtttgttgttctcTTTTGCATTCTTATAGTTAGGGGAGGGTCAGACGAGGGATGTTTAGTTGAAtacaatctgcaacctcaccgcTAGATgtcactaaatcctacacacggATCCTCTAAACTACAAGCAATGGCGAGGGCATTAAAAGGCCTATCAGGGCTCAATACTACAACAATTCgcaatttaattgaatttaaaatGAACTACGACTAAGTGTATTGTCTCCACAAACCAAACTGTTTGACCTTTGGCAGGGAGGCCCTGGAGCCGGAGCTCTGCGTCGTCATGGTGAGCACCGTAGTGATTCCCAGCCCCACTCTGGCCGGAGCCGCGTCCATGTTGATCCAGAACGACACCCAGGACAGGATGACAGTGAGCAGGCTCGGTATGTACATCTGGATCAGGTAGTAGCCCATCTGACGCTCAAGGTAGAACTTGACCTCGATGCAGGTGAATTTACCTAACCACAGGAGGAGATACAGGTACAACCTGACAGTCTCATTAGAAGTTGATTGACAGCATGTATCGAGGATGTTGGCGAGCGGGTCGACGTGTGTCATGTACCTGTGTTGTAGTGCTTGGTGCAGTAGCCCAGGCCTTTCTCCTCATTGAGCACGAACTGAGGGAGCATCAGATCATCGGCCACCTGCACCGCTCCCACATCCAGCCATTCAAAGATAAGATCATTCATGGTGTAGCCAACTagaggagacaaagagagaaggtGTGTAGTATGTGACgagattaaaatgtcttcaagcATGCGGGGAAAAGATGAACTCACAGCTTTCAAGCTGCATCGTACACGTCTGGCTGTCCATGGGGAAGTTTTTCAGATCCatgggacaggagaggacaagTGTCAGcctggaaaacagaaacagcagcacCGTAATAGTACTGAAATAAGGTGTAAAATGAAAAGGTGACACCCTCACACGCTCCATCATAGATAGATACCCAGCTAGCCCAGAGCGCAAAAAACCCACAGCATCAGCCGCCTGCTGCTTATTTGTCACTCAGAGCCTTTTTGCACACTCACCCTACATTAAAGGTCACATCAAGCAGCTCTAACCTCTCTGTCCTCACGTCCATCTGTCTACTCCACTGTGCCCCATACAAACCACTCAAAGGCCTGACAGCTGCAGACTAACAACATGGCAGACTTTATGGAGGGCTTGACGTAAAAGGAGCTGAAAACCACAATCAGTGAAAACTGGAGAGTGCTCCCCCATCATACTGCATAATCTCACTCCTCAACAGAGGTGCTGGTACGGAGGATTATAATGTGAAAAGTGTATTGTTATAACTGGatgttttcacttcattataAGACAGTATCAAGTTTTTACAACCTatgtattattttctgtttatcttgtTATAGGTAAAACATTTAACGTTATAACGCAGTAActtgtttttatgacagaaaaCAGTTCATAAGAAAAGATTACTGTTCTGACAAGTTACCTTTTCCTCATTAGGTAAAGATAGTTTCCCGTTATTATACAATAACTTATTGTCGTAAcataacatgttttaaaatattgtaaGATATTTTCATATTATGACAATACAAGTTTATTGTTATAACAAGTTATTCTCAGATTATTATCAGATAGTTTCATATTATTATggaatatttatctttttctgtttatcttGATATTATGTAAACATTTCACTTTGcaatgtaataacttattatTATAACTTAAAATGTTTCAGTGCTATAACAATAAAAGTGTATTGTTATAGCACTGTTAAGATCTTTCACATTATAgatatttttatgttatttcatAACAAGAGACTTTTCTTGTTATGAAAAATCGGCTATTATTTTGTTATATGTGAAACATTTAGTTATATCGCAATAACTTTTTGTTGCAACATCAAATGTTTCATAAGTTGTATTCACATTATTACAAgatatttttgtgttattttatcatGTTACAACAAGAAAAGTATACTGTTATAACAAGTTCTTTTCACGTTATTTACGAAATACAAACTTATGGTGAAACATTCTACTTTATAATGCATAACTTGTGCTAAAActtaaaatgtttcacattatgATAAGATCATTTCATGTTATAGCAAGATATTTGAGTTATTTTATCACATAATAACAAGAAAAGTTTCTTGTTATAACAATATACAATAATGCAACGGTATATCATATCATAACGTAGATTGTTTTATGTTATAACAAGATAAATATCATATGATATTTAAGAAAGAAACTTGTCTTGTAATAACAATAAGCTTGCAATAACTATATCTATCCAAGTTTGAGTTTCTGTTGCTTCTCTTTATGTCAGGATCTTTTAAAGTGTCGTTTTCCTCTtaattccataaaaaaaaattgaagcaTCTCACACAAATGAACAATACTGCGGGGAGGAGGAACATGACTGATCTTCAGTCAGTGTCTTCAGAGATACAGTGGTTTGTCATACGTGAGACAGTGAATAAGCACATACATTCTTTTTAACCTgttattttttgggggaaatatAAAAGTTGCTGATGGGTGATCGAGTTATTTGGACATGTTGTTCAGTGACCAGAGAAGAAACCGATGATTTAGTTGATGTTAGATAGAATTGCTAATAGAGCTTCAACTCCCACTTCTTATATTCTAATGAAGCTCCTTACGCTACAATTCACCGCTGCTTCAGTTCCACGTTACTGACCTGATTCTGTTGTAGCCTGCGGTTATTGTTTAACATGAACTTGCTCAGAGTGGGTGTTGGACAACACAATGACAACTGAGCTGAACTGGagtgaaacaaacattttgttggGACATATATTTAGAGGTTTAGACCACAACACATGGATAGAAGTCTATATGACAGTTGGCAGCTTGACGAACCGTAGAACCGGATTTGTAATGCAGATAGAGGTTTTATTCAGCCAGATTctgaataaaaaagaacaacaaatatGACAGGTCACCTGATACTGTAGAGCACATTTCCATTCTGGAAAATCCGAAGCAGTTTGTTGTCTGTCGTGACCTCGTGAAAGTTGGCTCCTTTTTCATTT
This genomic window from Sparus aurata chromosome 13, fSpaAur1.1, whole genome shotgun sequence contains:
- the glra4b gene encoding glycine receptor, alpha 4b isoform X1, whose translation is MLLHVSCVVWASTVIFLQNRSVLCKEMKLPSKGSRPPSPSDFLDKLMGRTSGYDARIRPNFKGPPVNVTCNIFINSFGSITETTMDYRLNVFLRQQWNDPRLAYKEYPDDSLDLDPSMLDSIWKPDLFFANEKGANFHEVTTDNKLLRIFQNGNVLYSIRLTLVLSCPMDLKNFPMDSQTCTMQLESFGYTMNDLIFEWLDVGAVQVADDLMLPQFVLNEEKGLGYCTKHYNTGKFTCIEVKFYLERQMGYYLIQMYIPSLLTVILSWVSFWINMDAAPARVGLGITTVLTMTTQSSGSRASLPKVSYVKAIDIWMAVCLLFVFAALLEYAAVNFVSRQHKEFFRLRKKLKEQQRQRAQASSDSKVKGNNSSGNNAPHGNAAQQCSVCAREEELAQQGLLFQSYGLSLSTGTAAEMDATPVFADLPPGLGFYDIRRRFVDRAKRIDTISRALFPMSFLMFNVLYWLTYKVLRHEDLLAAL
- the glra4b gene encoding glycine receptor, alpha 4b isoform X2, whose translation is MLLHVSCVVWASTVIFLQNRSVLCKEMKLPSKGSRPPSPSDFLDKLMGRTSGYDARIRPNFKGPPVNVTCNIFINSFGSITETTMDYRLNVFLRQQWNDPRLAYKEYPDDSLDLDPSMLDSIWKPDLFFANEKGANFHEVTTDNKLLRIFQNGNVLYSIRLTLVLSCPMDLKNFPMDSQTCTMQLESFGYTMNDLIFEWLDVGAVQVADDLMLPQFVLNEEKGLGYCTKHYNTGKFTCIEVKFYLERQMGYYLIQMYIPSLLTVILSWVSFWINMDAAPARVGLGITTVLTMTTQSSGSRASLPKVSYVKAIDIWMAVCLLFVFAALLEYAAVNFVSRQHKEFFRLRKKLKEQQRQRAASSDSKVKGNNSSGNNAPHGNAAQQCSVCAREEELAQQGLLFQSYGLSLSTGTAAEMDATPVFADLPPGLGFYDIRRRFVDRAKRIDTISRALFPMSFLMFNVLYWLTYKVLRHEDLLAAL